A single Filimonas effusa DNA region contains:
- a CDS encoding relaxase/mobilization nuclease domain-containing protein codes for MRPQISYPKSLSRVLNYNENKVKDGKALLLAAVNFLKNPDELKYREKYDTFKDRMDLNTRADTKLLHVSLNLHPSETHKLTPEFSKVLATEFMEKMGFGDQPYLVYQHFDAAHLHLNIVTTLIKEDGERINTHYQAKEKSEPIRKELEEKYGLIKVDKLDKAAEKRQALALDTRSVQYGRSETLRGITNVLDHVLLTYRYTSLEQLNTVLKGFNVIADRGKEGSSMYENRGLYYRALDENGQKIGVPIKASDIYSKPTLDELERHFKDNQQQAEKGKQSLKTKIDWQISQQPLSLRAFQQGLEKENVSLVIWQNEQGRVYGLTFVDHDKKTVYNGSDLDKNKEYGAKRIMERMGLSLFPEEGKKAEKLFQKDLNNSAAHERSPANSTAKQSQPDRNERSKLPELSNDTSPLTELMQPKGGGQSLNHALKDDEEERRRNRHQHTNDNSLER; via the coding sequence ATGCGCCCGCAAATAAGTTACCCGAAATCCTTGTCCCGGGTGTTGAACTATAACGAAAACAAAGTCAAAGATGGCAAGGCATTGCTACTGGCGGCTGTCAATTTTTTGAAGAACCCCGACGAATTAAAGTACCGTGAGAAGTACGACACCTTCAAAGATCGCATGGATCTGAACACCCGTGCTGATACCAAATTGCTGCATGTATCCCTGAACCTTCATCCGTCCGAGACACATAAACTCACGCCTGAATTTTCTAAAGTATTGGCAACGGAGTTCATGGAAAAGATGGGCTTTGGTGACCAGCCGTATCTTGTCTACCAGCATTTTGACGCCGCACATCTGCATCTGAACATAGTGACTACACTCATCAAAGAAGATGGCGAACGCATCAATACCCACTACCAGGCGAAAGAGAAATCGGAGCCGATACGTAAGGAACTGGAAGAAAAATACGGGCTGATAAAAGTGGATAAACTGGATAAGGCTGCCGAGAAAAGACAGGCGCTTGCACTTGATACGCGCAGTGTTCAATACGGCAGATCAGAAACATTGCGGGGTATTACTAATGTCCTCGATCATGTGCTTCTTACTTACCGTTACACATCACTGGAACAACTCAACACTGTTTTAAAAGGCTTCAATGTCATCGCTGATCGTGGTAAAGAAGGGTCCAGTATGTATGAAAACCGTGGCCTGTATTATAGGGCGCTTGATGAAAACGGGCAGAAGATCGGCGTACCTATCAAAGCCAGCGACATCTACAGTAAGCCGACACTCGATGAACTGGAACGACATTTTAAAGACAATCAACAGCAAGCAGAAAAAGGAAAGCAGTCTCTAAAAACGAAGATTGACTGGCAGATCAGTCAGCAACCCCTAAGTCTGCGCGCCTTCCAGCAGGGATTGGAAAAGGAAAACGTTTCGCTCGTTATCTGGCAGAACGAGCAAGGGCGCGTATATGGCCTGACCTTTGTCGACCACGATAAAAAAACAGTCTACAACGGCTCTGACCTCGATAAAAATAAAGAATACGGCGCCAAAAGGATTATGGAACGAATGGGGCTATCCCTTTTTCCAGAAGAGGGCAAAAAAGCGGAAAAGCTGTTTCAGAAAGATCTTAATAACTCCGCTGCCCATGAACGATCCCCGGCCAATTCCACAGCAAAACAGTCACAGCCTGATCGCAATGAAAGATCAAAGCTACCGGAATTGTCAAACGACACTTCGCCACTAACAGAGCTGATGCAGCCGAAGGGAGGCGGTCAATCTTTGAATCATGCGCTCAAAGATGACGAAGAAGAACGTCGCAGAAACCGCCACCAACATACCAACGATAATTCCCTGGAACGCTAA
- a CDS encoding DUF3800 domain-containing protein codes for MIYFDEAGNSGENLLDLQQPVFLLLSHNFTLTEAKEILRPLQAISKAEELHFKNVKKYAAQQRALIECFKHPLIQEGRVYFYVAHKKFMITIHLVDRLIEYVFHKRGIDIYKGGFNLSTANILAILGTSVWDTTLYDRVCVSFVQWTRTADNQDAVTFYDAVKALYRTLQHEKDRELVQWILDSEPFKEDIAESFEKFGTDATLSCFIEEIQYWSRSLNADVDATFDNSKQIEHWKSYIEYLRHLPPAEVGFGSRKHKYPLPLKSLTLEDSKTCVELQLADLMASYLNYYFNVTATGREDAFAQQITDTRLVHVLFNRMWPGKEMRPEELGMEDTRGINPLDYLAAQALANPEAYAKVERKKRGGANG; via the coding sequence ATGATTTATTTCGATGAAGCCGGTAATTCCGGTGAAAACCTGCTCGACTTACAGCAACCTGTTTTCCTGTTGCTCTCTCATAATTTCACGTTGACAGAGGCAAAAGAAATACTGCGGCCCTTGCAGGCGATATCAAAAGCAGAAGAACTGCATTTCAAAAATGTCAAAAAATATGCAGCGCAGCAACGGGCATTGATCGAGTGTTTCAAACATCCATTGATTCAAGAGGGGCGCGTTTATTTCTATGTTGCCCATAAAAAATTTATGATTACGATTCATCTTGTTGACCGATTGATCGAGTATGTTTTTCATAAAAGAGGAATAGATATTTACAAAGGAGGCTTCAATTTGTCAACGGCCAACATCCTTGCGATCCTGGGAACGTCTGTGTGGGATACCACGTTGTATGATCGGGTCTGCGTGTCATTTGTACAATGGACAAGGACTGCCGATAACCAGGATGCCGTAACTTTTTACGATGCGGTGAAAGCATTGTATCGGACTTTGCAACATGAAAAGGACCGGGAACTTGTTCAGTGGATACTGGATAGCGAACCCTTCAAGGAGGATATTGCAGAAAGTTTTGAGAAGTTTGGTACAGATGCTACCCTGTCCTGCTTCATAGAAGAGATACAATATTGGTCGCGGTCATTGAATGCTGATGTGGATGCCACCTTTGATAATTCCAAACAAATTGAGCATTGGAAAAGCTACATCGAGTACCTGCGGCATTTACCGCCTGCCGAAGTTGGCTTTGGAAGTCGCAAGCATAAGTATCCGCTTCCCTTAAAAAGCCTCACTCTGGAAGATAGCAAAACTTGTGTAGAATTGCAGCTTGCCGACCTGATGGCCTCTTATCTTAACTATTATTTCAATGTTACAGCCACAGGTCGGGAGGATGCATTTGCCCAACAGATTACTGATACCCGGCTGGTCCATGTGTTATTTAACAGAATGTGGCCGGGCAAGGAAATGAGACCAGAAGAATTAGGGATGGAAGATACCCGTGGTATCAATCCGTTGGATTACCTGGCTGCGCAAGCCCTGGCAAACCCTGAAGCCTATGCGAAGGTGGAGCGTAAGAAAAGAGGTGGCGCGAACGGATAA
- a CDS encoding J domain-containing protein: MTPYEVLGISPEATPQEIKKAFRRLIAQWHPDKNPHPEAEAMSKKIIAAYTILS, from the coding sequence ATGACACCGTACGAAGTATTAGGCATTAGCCCGGAAGCCACACCGCAGGAAATCAAAAAAGCGTTTCGGCGACTGATTGCACAATGGCATCCCGATAAAAACCCGCACCCGGAAGCGGAGGCCATGAGCAAAAAAATCATAGCCGCTTATACCATTTTAAGTTAA